From a region of the Odoribacter splanchnicus DSM 20712 genome:
- a CDS encoding indolepyruvate oxidoreductase subunit beta has translation MKTDIILAGVGGQGILSIAAALGSAALTNNLYMKQAETHGMSQRGGDVQSFMRISDRPIYSDLIAKGRADIILSVEPMEALRYLPYLREGGFVVTNSTPFINIPNYPEVEKVMSTLKSLPHQVIIDADTIAKESAGNVRASNFVMLGAASPFIEIPFEYLEEGIRAIFSRKGAEIVEMNLKALRAGREFAQNYK, from the coding sequence ATGAAAACAGATATTATATTAGCAGGCGTAGGAGGGCAGGGTATTTTGTCTATCGCAGCGGCTTTGGGCTCGGCTGCACTGACTAACAATCTATATATGAAACAAGCCGAGACTCACGGTATGAGCCAGCGAGGCGGTGATGTACAATCTTTCATGCGTATTTCAGACCGCCCGATCTATTCGGACCTGATCGCCAAAGGACGTGCCGACATCATCTTATCCGTAGAGCCGATGGAAGCTCTTCGTTACCTCCCCTATCTACGGGAAGGCGGATTTGTGGTGACCAACTCCACACCTTTTATCAATATCCCCAACTACCCCGAAGTAGAAAAAGTGATGAGTACACTCAAAAGCCTTCCCCATCAGGTGATTATAGATGCCGATACCATTGCTAAAGAATCTGCCGGTAACGTCAGAGCCAGCAATTTCGTCATGTTGGGAGCAGCTTCTCCCTTCATCGAAATTCCGTTCGAATACCTGGAAGAAGGCATCCGTGCCATCTTCAGCCGCAAAGGCGCTGAAATCGTAGAGATGAACCTCAAAGCCCTACGTGCGGGCCGCGAATTCGCTCAGAATTACAAGTAA
- a CDS encoding electron transfer flavoprotein subunit beta/FixA family protein: MKGLKIVVLAKQVPDTRNVGKDAMKADGTVNRAALPAIFNPEDLNALEQALRIKDKIEGTTVHILTMGPGRAAEIIREAMYRGADGGYLLSDRAFAGSDTLATSYALACALRNLQTDLLICGRQAIDGDTAQVGPQVAEKLGLPQVTYAEDILDITAGKITIKRRLERGIEVVECPVPCVVTVNGSAAPCRPRNARYVMKYKYARATQEMQDADEDYLNLLQERPYLKITEWSVNDITCEAQELGLSGSPTKVKNIESVVFQAKEAKVLEPSDTAIDEMMKELIVNHTVG; the protein is encoded by the coding sequence ATGAAAGGACTGAAAATTGTTGTTCTTGCGAAGCAGGTTCCCGATACCAGAAATGTGGGAAAAGATGCTATGAAAGCGGATGGAACTGTAAACAGAGCAGCCTTACCTGCTATTTTTAACCCTGAAGATTTAAATGCCCTGGAACAGGCATTACGGATAAAAGATAAAATTGAAGGGACTACAGTGCACATTCTGACGATGGGCCCCGGCCGTGCTGCAGAAATCATACGTGAAGCCATGTACAGAGGCGCAGATGGCGGATATTTGTTATCCGACCGTGCTTTTGCCGGTTCCGATACCCTGGCCACTTCTTATGCGTTAGCTTGTGCGCTCCGGAACTTGCAGACCGACCTGCTGATCTGCGGCCGTCAGGCTATCGACGGAGATACGGCTCAAGTGGGGCCTCAGGTAGCTGAAAAACTGGGGCTGCCACAAGTCACTTATGCAGAAGATATTCTGGATATTACAGCCGGCAAGATCACGATCAAACGTCGTCTCGAAAGAGGTATAGAAGTGGTAGAATGTCCGGTACCCTGCGTCGTGACCGTTAACGGTTCTGCTGCCCCCTGCCGCCCCCGTAACGCACGCTATGTGATGAAATATAAATACGCCCGGGCTACCCAGGAAATGCAGGATGCCGATGAAGATTACCTCAACCTGCTCCAGGAACGTCCTTACCTGAAAATTACCGAATGGAGTGTCAACGACATCACTTGCGAAGCCCAGGAACTGGGATTGAGCGGTTCTCCGACGAAAGTGAAAAACATTGAAAGCGTCGTATTTCAGGCCAAAGAAGCCAAAGTACTCGAGCCTAGCGACACAGCCATCGATGAAATGATGAAAGAACTGATCGTTAACCATACCGTGGGGTAA
- a CDS encoding NAD kinase — MKEDRFMTVAIYGRSIEPEFFPYLKRLVEGLERKGVGMVCEEKFAALLSGNYGYEPKFLNCFGRCTLIKEEVELLLSVGGDGTFLDSVIYVKDSGVPVLGVNSGHLGFLANVPVEEIEDAVDFIAAGKYEVEQRDMLQLEVEGQRIADFDYALNEVGVLKAATSSLLKIHAYIGENYLTTYWADGLVVATPTGSTAYSLSGGGPIVSPECRNIILTPICPHNLTIRPLVVPNTAEVRLKVEGRSGEYVLCMDSRIRKMTDGQELKICTGSQKINVVKLPRHNYYDTLRNKLMWGEDRRNGMKD, encoded by the coding sequence ATGAAGGAGGATCGATTTATGACCGTAGCGATTTATGGCAGAAGTATAGAACCGGAATTTTTTCCTTACCTGAAACGTCTGGTCGAAGGACTGGAGAGGAAAGGAGTGGGGATGGTGTGTGAAGAAAAATTCGCTGCGCTGTTGAGTGGAAACTACGGTTACGAACCGAAATTTTTGAATTGTTTCGGCAGATGTACCTTGATAAAAGAGGAGGTTGAATTGCTGCTGAGCGTCGGTGGGGACGGTACTTTTCTGGATTCGGTGATTTATGTGAAAGATAGTGGGGTACCTGTATTGGGGGTAAATAGTGGACATTTGGGGTTTTTAGCGAATGTACCCGTGGAGGAGATAGAAGATGCTGTCGATTTTATCGCTGCCGGGAAGTATGAGGTGGAACAGCGGGATATGTTGCAGCTTGAAGTGGAAGGACAACGGATAGCGGATTTCGATTATGCCCTGAATGAAGTGGGAGTTTTGAAAGCTGCTACTTCTTCTTTATTGAAGATACATGCCTATATCGGAGAGAATTATCTTACGACCTATTGGGCCGACGGATTGGTGGTGGCTACTCCGACGGGGTCTACGGCTTATTCCCTGAGTGGTGGAGGACCGATTGTGAGTCCCGAATGCCGGAATATTATTCTGACTCCGATCTGTCCGCATAATTTGACGATTCGTCCGTTGGTGGTACCGAATACGGCTGAAGTGAGGCTGAAAGTGGAAGGGCGTTCCGGCGAATATGTGTTGTGCATGGACTCCCGGATCCGGAAGATGACGGACGGACAGGAATTGAAAATTTGTACCGGAAGCCAAAAAATCAATGTGGTGAAACTACCCCGGCATAATTATTACGATACCTTGAGGAATAAGCTGATGTGGGGGGAAGACAGACGCAACGGAATGAAAGACTAG
- a CDS encoding CBS domain-containing protein — MIASELISNVVPVLKPEDTCLQALNWMELFRVSHLPMEQGKMYLGLVDDEMIYAHGDLNDRLDVLQIPVEGTFVYENYHIYDVICLAAGSLLSVVPVLDRKNNFVGSITLTDILRHLDTLLCVDQPGGILVLEVNRIDYSLAEVAQIVEYNEARVLSCYVSGNRDSQQLQITLKINTLNVDPILDTFIRYGYTVKNSFVTGEEEQDSLRERYGLLMKYLEL, encoded by the coding sequence ATGATTGCATCAGAATTGATATCGAATGTTGTGCCGGTGCTCAAACCCGAAGATACCTGCTTGCAGGCGCTCAACTGGATGGAACTTTTCCGGGTGTCCCATCTGCCTATGGAGCAGGGAAAAATGTATCTGGGGCTTGTAGATGATGAGATGATCTATGCCCACGGCGACCTGAACGATCGGCTGGATGTGTTGCAGATTCCGGTGGAAGGTACCTTTGTTTATGAAAATTATCATATTTATGATGTTATCTGTCTGGCGGCCGGAAGTTTGTTGTCGGTGGTACCCGTACTCGACCGGAAAAATAATTTTGTCGGTTCGATTACTTTGACCGATATCCTCCGGCATTTGGACACTTTGCTATGTGTAGACCAGCCGGGAGGTATTCTGGTGCTCGAAGTCAACCGGATCGATTATTCATTGGCCGAAGTTGCACAGATTGTAGAATATAACGAAGCCCGGGTATTGAGTTGTTACGTGTCGGGAAACCGCGATTCCCAGCAACTGCAGATTACCTTGAAGATAAATACACTGAATGTAGATCCGATCCTGGATACTTTTATCCGGTACGGATATACCGTTAAGAATAGTTTTGTCACAGGCGAGGAAGAACAGGATAGTCTGAGGGAACGCTATGGATTATTGATGAAGTATTTAGAGTTATAG
- a CDS encoding DUF4301 family protein, whose product MDYTKEDLKVFKHRDIKPEQIDRQLANFEKGFDYVDLSEPATIGNGIIRIEAEDEERLNANFDKARQECELLKMVPASGSATRMFKDLFTFMDTYTGTEEEFLEFVQDKGAGTMHDFFLKLDELPFYNRLSAALWNDGKDIDKMIAKRQFNEILSYILTDKGLNYGNTPKGLVDFHIYRDFVRTAFDEHIVEGGMYCNNGKIARLHFTVSEEYINLFKERLKKVTKVFEKMFNIKYEVTFSIQKPSTDTVSLTDKGELLRDSEGKLVFRPGGHGALIYNLNELKADIIFIKNIDNVIPDRAKGDTIKYKKLLAGTLVELQEKIFSYLSMLDKKPTEEQLREIEAFMGQIGYKEAEGKTYKNQKERIKHLHQLLDRPIRVCGMVKNEGEPGGGPFWVKMKDGSSRLMIIESAQINLKDKEQKKVFDHSTHFNPVDLVCGVKNYKGKKFDLEKFIAPEQGFITHKSYKGKEIKVQELPGLWNGAMANWITVFVEVPLTTFTPVKTVFDLFRFEHRNVLKK is encoded by the coding sequence ATGGACTACACGAAAGAAGATCTGAAAGTTTTCAAACACAGAGATATTAAACCGGAACAGATAGACCGGCAATTAGCCAATTTCGAAAAAGGATTCGACTATGTCGATTTGTCCGAACCAGCCACCATCGGTAATGGAATTATCCGGATCGAGGCTGAAGATGAAGAACGTTTGAACGCAAATTTCGATAAAGCACGTCAGGAATGTGAACTGCTGAAAATGGTCCCGGCTTCCGGATCGGCCACCCGGATGTTCAAAGATCTGTTTACTTTTATGGATACCTATACAGGTACAGAAGAAGAATTCCTGGAATTCGTGCAGGATAAAGGGGCGGGTACAATGCACGATTTCTTTTTGAAACTGGACGAACTTCCTTTCTATAACCGTTTGTCTGCCGCTCTGTGGAATGATGGAAAAGACATCGACAAGATGATCGCCAAACGGCAATTTAACGAAATCCTTAGTTATATCCTTACCGACAAAGGCCTGAACTATGGGAATACCCCCAAAGGATTGGTCGATTTTCATATTTACCGGGATTTTGTCAGAACGGCTTTCGACGAACATATCGTTGAAGGAGGAATGTATTGCAACAATGGAAAAATAGCCCGCTTGCATTTCACCGTTTCGGAAGAGTATATAAATCTCTTTAAAGAACGGTTGAAGAAGGTGACCAAAGTATTTGAGAAGATGTTCAACATCAAATACGAAGTGACCTTTTCGATTCAGAAACCTTCCACCGATACGGTCAGCCTCACCGACAAGGGCGAGTTACTGAGAGACAGCGAAGGGAAGCTGGTATTCCGTCCCGGAGGACACGGTGCCCTGATCTATAACCTGAATGAATTGAAAGCCGATATTATTTTCATCAAAAATATCGATAATGTCATCCCCGACCGGGCCAAGGGAGATACAATCAAATATAAAAAACTGCTGGCCGGAACACTGGTGGAATTGCAAGAAAAGATTTTCAGTTACCTGAGTATGCTGGATAAAAAACCGACAGAAGAACAACTCCGGGAGATTGAAGCCTTTATGGGACAAATCGGTTATAAAGAAGCGGAAGGCAAAACTTATAAAAACCAAAAAGAGCGCATTAAACATCTGCATCAATTGCTGGATCGTCCGATCCGGGTATGTGGGATGGTAAAAAATGAAGGTGAACCGGGCGGAGGACCGTTCTGGGTGAAAATGAAAGACGGCAGTTCACGCCTGATGATCATCGAATCGGCTCAGATCAATCTGAAAGATAAAGAACAGAAAAAAGTATTCGATCATTCTACTCATTTCAATCCGGTCGATCTGGTATGCGGTGTAAAAAACTATAAAGGCAAGAAGTTCGATCTCGAAAAATTCATTGCCCCCGAACAAGGTTTTATTACCCACAAATCATATAAAGGGAAAGAAATTAAAGTACAGGAACTCCCGGGGCTTTGGAATGGAGCAATGGCGAACTGGATTACGGTATTCGTCGAGGTTCCCCTGACAACTTTCACCCCGGTGAAGACTGTTTTTGATCTATTCCGTTTTGAGCATAGAAACGTATTGAAAAAATAA
- a CDS encoding thiamine pyrophosphate-dependent enzyme yields MQKQLLLGVEAIAQGAIDSGISGVYAYPGTPSTEITEYIQNSKEAIARNVHRAWAANEKTAMESALGMSYAGKRALVCMKHVGMNVAADCFMNAAITGANGGLVVTAADDPSMHSSQNEQDSRVYGKFAFVPVLEPSNQQEAYEMTRYGFALSETVGSPVLMRITTRLAHSRAGVETHDSLPENHLHLPEDKRQFVLLPAIARKRYKLLLEKQADFVKASEQSPFNQYIDGSDKSLGIIACGITYNYLLENFDGGCIYPVVKVSQYPLPRKMIKRLLRECKQILVLEEGYPVVEEMLKGYPGKDNIMGRLDGTLPRDGELNPDLVGKALCFNTKEGAPVPEIVAPRPPALCTGCSHRDVYKALNEVIATYGEGRVFSDIGCYTLGALPPFQSINSCVDMGASITMAKGACDAGLFPTVAVIGDSTFTHSGMTGLLDAVNEKTPITVIISDNESISMTGGQESSALGKIESICQGIGVEPEHIRVLLPVPKNHEELCRIIREELEYKGVSVIIPRRVCIQKAARDNKKK; encoded by the coding sequence ATGCAAAAACAGCTATTATTAGGTGTCGAAGCAATAGCTCAGGGAGCCATTGACAGCGGAATTTCAGGCGTATATGCCTATCCCGGTACTCCTTCGACAGAAATCACCGAATATATTCAGAATTCTAAAGAGGCTATCGCCCGTAATGTACACCGGGCATGGGCAGCCAACGAAAAGACGGCCATGGAATCGGCTTTAGGCATGTCTTACGCCGGCAAAAGAGCCTTGGTATGTATGAAACACGTCGGTATGAATGTGGCAGCCGACTGCTTCATGAATGCAGCTATTACCGGAGCTAACGGTGGACTGGTAGTTACCGCAGCCGACGATCCTTCGATGCATTCCTCGCAAAATGAGCAGGATTCCCGGGTATATGGTAAATTTGCCTTTGTACCGGTACTCGAACCTTCGAACCAGCAAGAAGCTTACGAAATGACCCGTTACGGTTTCGCTCTCTCCGAAACGGTAGGTTCTCCCGTATTGATGCGGATTACCACCCGTCTGGCCCACTCCCGTGCCGGAGTCGAAACGCACGATAGCCTGCCGGAAAATCACTTGCACTTGCCGGAGGATAAACGCCAGTTCGTACTGCTCCCGGCTATCGCCCGTAAACGCTATAAACTCTTACTTGAGAAACAGGCGGATTTTGTAAAAGCATCCGAACAATCTCCCTTCAATCAATATATCGACGGTAGTGATAAATCACTCGGAATCATCGCTTGCGGAATTACCTACAATTATCTGTTGGAAAATTTTGACGGTGGCTGTATCTATCCGGTAGTAAAAGTCAGCCAATATCCGTTACCCCGTAAGATGATCAAACGTCTATTGCGCGAGTGTAAACAGATTCTGGTACTCGAAGAAGGTTATCCCGTTGTAGAAGAAATGCTGAAAGGGTACCCCGGCAAAGACAACATCATGGGACGCCTGGACGGCACCCTGCCCCGGGATGGCGAATTAAATCCGGACTTAGTAGGCAAAGCCCTTTGTTTCAATACCAAAGAAGGAGCCCCTGTACCTGAGATCGTCGCTCCCCGTCCACCTGCACTCTGTACGGGTTGCAGCCATCGCGATGTCTATAAAGCCCTCAACGAAGTCATCGCGACCTATGGCGAAGGACGGGTATTTTCAGATATCGGCTGTTATACTTTAGGTGCACTTCCTCCTTTCCAGTCCATCAACTCTTGTGTCGACATGGGAGCTTCTATCACGATGGCCAAAGGAGCCTGTGACGCCGGATTATTCCCAACGGTAGCGGTTATCGGCGACTCGACTTTCACCCATTCCGGTATGACCGGTTTATTGGATGCCGTCAACGAAAAAACGCCGATCACAGTGATCATCTCCGACAACGAATCGATTTCTATGACCGGAGGTCAGGAATCCTCGGCCCTGGGAAAAATAGAATCGATCTGCCAGGGTATCGGAGTAGAACCCGAACACATCCGGGTATTGCTGCCGGTACCCAAGAACCATGAGGAACTGTGCCGAATTATCCGGGAAGAACTGGAATACAAAGGAGTATCGGTCATCATCCCCCGGAGAGTATGCATCCAGAAAGCAGCCAGGGACAATAAGAAAAAATAG
- a CDS encoding polyprenyl-phosphate transporter: MGKQKNYLLLVLKGCAMGAADVVPGVSGGTIAFITGIYEELIDSIKSIDLQALKLLLSLKFADFWKKINGSFLLGVAGGIAISIFSLAKLMTWLLEHHPIYIWSFFFGLIVASSVLVAKEIKHWHIGTVISLIAGGCIAYVITVMSPAETPNTWWFIILSGAIAICAMILPGISGAFILLLMGKYSYILGAVSSLNIGVMLLFIVGAVAGIISFSHLLSWLLKKYHTATVATLTGFMVGSLNKVWPWKETLETYTDSHGVVRPLVEANVSPHYFQELTQSDPLLVEAIVMCIVGFVLIYGIEFIGKKMQKQQ, encoded by the coding sequence ATGGGAAAACAAAAGAATTATTTATTGTTGGTACTGAAAGGCTGTGCCATGGGTGCAGCAGATGTGGTTCCGGGTGTTTCCGGCGGTACGATCGCCTTCATTACGGGGATTTATGAAGAATTGATCGATTCGATCAAAAGTATAGACCTCCAAGCTTTAAAATTGCTGCTCAGCCTGAAGTTTGCAGACTTTTGGAAAAAGATCAACGGGTCATTCCTACTCGGAGTGGCCGGTGGTATCGCCATCTCTATCTTCTCTCTGGCCAAACTCATGACCTGGTTACTGGAACATCATCCCATTTATATCTGGTCGTTTTTCTTCGGTTTGATCGTCGCTTCGTCGGTACTGGTAGCCAAAGAAATCAAACACTGGCATATCGGTACGGTGATCTCACTGATTGCAGGAGGTTGTATCGCCTATGTCATTACCGTGATGTCGCCGGCCGAGACTCCCAATACATGGTGGTTTATCATCTTATCCGGCGCCATAGCTATTTGTGCCATGATTTTACCGGGCATATCCGGGGCATTCATTTTACTACTGATGGGGAAATACTCCTATATCCTCGGAGCTGTCAGCAGCCTGAACATCGGGGTGATGTTGTTATTCATCGTCGGAGCGGTTGCCGGTATCATCAGTTTTTCCCATCTGTTATCCTGGCTTTTAAAAAAATATCATACAGCGACAGTCGCTACCCTAACGGGATTCATGGTAGGGTCTCTGAATAAAGTATGGCCCTGGAAAGAAACTCTGGAAACCTATACCGACTCACACGGAGTGGTAAGACCTTTGGTGGAAGCGAATGTATCTCCGCATTATTTTCAGGAACTGACGCAATCCGATCCGCTTTTAGTGGAAGCGATCGTGATGTGTATCGTGGGTTTTGTGCTTATTTATGGCATAGAGTTCATCGGAAAGAAAATGCAAAAGCAACAGTAA
- a CDS encoding isoprenyl transferase → MQDIKEEIIAAGLPEHIAIIMDGNGRWAEQRGLDRVYGHKQGVDTVKSVVEASGEIGLKYLTLYTFSIENWNRPRAEVDALMGLMTDAIIRETSELMRQKVRVKVIGNTGDLPEEVWHKLEGLIHRTAANTGVTLVLALSYGARWEIVEAARRLMADYKAGKVTDTEEVTDELFARYLTTAGIPDPDLLIRTSGECRLSNFLLWQCAYTEFYFIDKFWPDFEKDDLYLAIRNFQQRERRFGMTGEQIKVKGEKGEGINVTEK, encoded by the coding sequence ATGCAAGATATTAAAGAAGAAATTATAGCAGCGGGCTTGCCGGAACATATCGCGATTATCATGGACGGCAACGGACGCTGGGCGGAACAAAGAGGCTTAGACCGGGTATATGGACACAAACAGGGGGTGGATACGGTGAAGTCGGTTGTAGAAGCTAGTGGGGAAATCGGTTTGAAATACCTTACTTTATATACCTTTTCTATAGAAAACTGGAATCGTCCTAGGGCCGAAGTTGATGCGCTGATGGGGTTGATGACCGATGCGATTATCCGCGAAACGTCCGAATTGATGCGGCAGAAAGTGCGGGTGAAAGTGATCGGGAATACCGGTGATTTGCCGGAAGAGGTATGGCATAAGTTGGAAGGGCTGATTCACAGGACGGCTGCAAATACAGGAGTGACCTTGGTGCTGGCTTTAAGTTATGGAGCCCGTTGGGAAATTGTCGAAGCTGCCCGGAGGTTGATGGCCGATTATAAGGCCGGAAAAGTGACGGATACGGAGGAGGTTACGGACGAATTGTTTGCCCGTTATCTGACTACCGCGGGGATTCCTGATCCTGATTTATTGATTCGTACAAGCGGAGAATGCCGGTTGAGTAATTTCCTGTTATGGCAATGTGCCTATACGGAGTTTTATTTTATCGACAAATTTTGGCCTGATTTTGAAAAAGATGATTTATATTTGGCAATCCGTAATTTTCAGCAACGGGAGAGACGTTTTGGAATGACCGGAGAACAGATAAAAGTGAAGGGTGAAAAGGGAGAGGGGATAAACGTAACTGAAAAGTAA
- a CDS encoding shikimate dehydrogenase family protein: MQIYGIIGYPLGHSCSPRYFNEKFQKENIAAEYRSFEMPDIRQLPTLLQQTPDLCGFNVTIPHKQNILPFLDEISEEARAIGAVNCVKVSHPNGHPYLVGYNTDMYGFRKALLEFIPAAISKALILGNGGAAKAVRYALHSLNMEVSTVSRTPRQADEIGYAALPDLITGYPLIVNTTPLGTWPDTSEFPPLPYELLTAGHYLFDLVYNPETTTFMQKGRAAGAHACNGYAMWLGQAEKNWEIWKKK; the protein is encoded by the coding sequence ATGCAAATATACGGAATCATCGGATACCCTTTGGGGCATTCCTGCTCGCCCCGCTATTTTAACGAGAAATTCCAAAAAGAAAATATCGCTGCTGAATATCGGAGCTTCGAAATGCCCGACATCCGGCAGCTTCCAACACTATTACAACAAACGCCCGACCTTTGCGGTTTTAATGTCACGATCCCTCACAAACAAAATATCCTTCCCTTTCTGGACGAGATCAGTGAAGAAGCCCGGGCTATCGGTGCCGTCAATTGCGTCAAGGTGAGCCATCCGAATGGGCACCCCTATCTGGTGGGATATAATACGGATATGTACGGTTTTCGGAAAGCTTTGCTGGAATTTATTCCCGCAGCTATTTCCAAAGCACTGATTCTGGGGAATGGCGGAGCTGCCAAAGCCGTGCGTTACGCCCTGCACTCTCTGAATATGGAAGTATCGACCGTATCCCGTACTCCCCGCCAGGCAGACGAGATCGGCTATGCAGCGTTACCGGATTTAATAACCGGTTATCCGCTGATCGTAAATACAACCCCTCTGGGCACCTGGCCCGATACATCGGAGTTTCCTCCCCTTCCCTACGAGCTCCTCACTGCCGGACATTATCTTTTCGACCTGGTCTATAATCCCGAAACAACCACTTTCATGCAAAAGGGAAGAGCAGCCGGAGCTCATGCCTGCAACGGTTATGCGATGTGGCTGGGACAGGCGGAAAAAAATTGGGAGATATGGAAAAAAAAGTAA
- a CDS encoding electron transfer flavoprotein subunit alpha/FixB family protein has protein sequence MNSVFVYCEIEEGIIADVSLELLTKGRTLATELGVKLEAIVLGSDLKGVEKQVFPYGVDVLWLGDDKRLAPYTTLPHTSILVNLFKQEKPQIAFMGASSIGRDLGPRVSSALHSGLTADCTSLEIGDYEDKKNNKIYHNLLYQIRPAFGGNIVATIVNPDCRPQMATVREGVMKKEIFNANHQGEIKMIDVNQFTTPEDFVIHVIERHMEKSKVNLKAAPIIVAGGYGVGSKENFQLLHELATVLGGEVGASRAAVDAGFCEHERQIGQTGTTVRPKLYIACGISGQIQHTAGMEESAMVIAINTDSNAPINKFADYVITGDLNVVIPKMIQYYKKNSK, from the coding sequence ATGAACAGTGTATTTGTATATTGCGAAATAGAAGAGGGTATTATTGCAGATGTAAGCCTCGAGCTACTGACCAAAGGACGTACCCTTGCCACTGAATTAGGCGTAAAACTCGAAGCTATCGTATTGGGTAGCGACCTCAAAGGAGTTGAAAAACAAGTCTTCCCTTATGGAGTAGACGTACTTTGGCTGGGCGATGACAAACGTCTGGCTCCTTACACCACTCTCCCTCATACCTCCATTTTAGTCAACCTGTTTAAACAGGAAAAACCTCAGATCGCTTTTATGGGAGCTTCCAGTATCGGCCGTGACCTGGGTCCCCGGGTGTCTTCGGCCCTGCACAGCGGTCTGACAGCCGACTGTACCAGTCTGGAAATCGGAGATTATGAAGACAAGAAAAACAATAAAATATATCACAACCTGTTATACCAAATCCGTCCGGCTTTCGGCGGAAACATCGTTGCTACGATCGTAAATCCGGATTGCCGTCCTCAGATGGCTACCGTCCGCGAAGGAGTGATGAAAAAAGAAATCTTCAATGCGAACCACCAGGGAGAAATCAAAATGATCGATGTGAATCAGTTCACCACTCCGGAAGATTTCGTCATCCATGTGATCGAACGTCACATGGAAAAATCCAAAGTGAACCTGAAAGCAGCTCCGATCATTGTTGCCGGAGGCTATGGTGTCGGTTCGAAAGAAAACTTCCAGTTACTGCATGAACTGGCTACCGTTCTAGGCGGAGAAGTCGGAGCTTCGCGTGCTGCCGTCGATGCCGGTTTTTGCGAACACGAGCGTCAGATCGGCCAAACCGGTACCACCGTACGTCCTAAACTGTACATCGCTTGCGGTATTTCAGGCCAGATCCAGCATACTGCAGGAATGGAAGAGTCTGCCATGGTGATTGCGATCAATACCGATAGCAACGCCCCGATCAATAAATTTGCTGATTATGTCATCACCGGCGACCTGAATGTCGTTATCCCGAAGATGATCCAGTATTACAAGAAAAACAGCAAATAA